The Sorangiineae bacterium MSr11367 genome window below encodes:
- a CDS encoding TetR/AcrR family transcriptional regulator, with protein sequence MNPLKIESKPRGRQRSAEIEAAILTATTELLATKSLRDVTAEAIAQRAGVSKATLYKWWPNKNLIALDAFLLMMRQNVDIPNTGSAFQDFKLELQSILRFYTSQRGRLFRDFIAEGQSDPEFLELFRVRFLASRRNDVRVIWERGVNRGEIRSEVDPDIGMDMIFGPMIARMLYGRGPLDNASAEAVVTLVFGGIQKAAA encoded by the coding sequence ATGAACCCTCTCAAGATCGAATCAAAACCGCGAGGACGCCAGCGTAGCGCGGAGATCGAGGCGGCCATTCTGACCGCCACCACGGAGCTTCTGGCGACGAAATCGCTCCGAGACGTCACGGCGGAGGCCATTGCGCAGCGCGCGGGCGTCAGCAAGGCCACCCTGTACAAGTGGTGGCCCAACAAGAATCTCATCGCGCTGGATGCATTCTTGTTGATGATGCGGCAGAACGTCGATATTCCGAATACCGGCTCCGCGTTTCAGGATTTCAAGCTGGAGCTTCAATCGATTCTACGGTTTTACACCAGCCAACGAGGACGGCTGTTTCGCGATTTCATCGCAGAGGGGCAAAGCGACCCCGAGTTCCTCGAGCTCTTTCGCGTGCGATTTCTGGCCTCACGGCGGAACGACGTGCGGGTCATCTGGGAGCGCGGGGTAAACCGCGGCGAGATACGCAGCGAAGTCGACCCAGACATCGGCATGGACATGATCTTCGGCCCCATGATTGCTCGCATGCTTTACGGCCGCGGGCCGCTCGACAACGCGAGCGCCGAAGCTGTCGTCACCCTCGTATTTGGCGGCATTCAAAAGGCCGCCGCGTAA
- a CDS encoding Lrp/AsnC family transcriptional regulator: MSRKLDEIDATLLRMLGANGRQTVRALAQEVSLSEPSVRDRLLRLEREGVITGYHATVDPAAVGGGTAAFVALRFQPSEIAKKTMNEALLAEPCVLEAHEVAGEDCYLLKVRVESTQALAEMLDRLRKLPTVDTRTTIVLRTIFERPLNPAPDV, encoded by the coding sequence ATGTCGCGCAAACTGGACGAGATCGATGCAACGTTGTTGAGGATGCTGGGCGCAAACGGCCGGCAGACCGTGCGGGCGCTTGCTCAAGAGGTCAGTCTTTCGGAGCCGTCGGTGCGCGATCGCCTCCTCCGGCTCGAGCGGGAGGGAGTGATCACCGGCTACCACGCCACCGTCGACCCCGCTGCGGTGGGAGGAGGCACGGCGGCCTTCGTGGCGCTCCGCTTTCAACCCAGCGAGATCGCCAAGAAGACGATGAACGAAGCGCTCCTCGCCGAACCGTGCGTGCTCGAGGCGCACGAGGTCGCGGGGGAAGACTGCTACCTGCTCAAGGTGCGCGTGGAGTCGACGCAAGCACTCGCCGAAATGTTGGACCGGCTGCGCAAGCTTCCCACGGTGGATACGCGCACGACCATCGTGCTGCGGACGATCTTCGAGCGACCATTGAATCCTGCGCCGGACGTGTAA
- a CDS encoding beta-lactamase family protein encodes MNLTRTLCLALAGWTFAGCSEGSSPSVEGRTSSSLTAGPDIQLRTPLQRGLDTIHSGGVVGVVARVSDGEDHIDARSGQARRGSAEPVPFESQFRMGSNTKTFVAVVILQLVDEGKVRLEDTVDRWLPSVVSGHGNDGKKITIRHLLQHTSGLYNYTRDILSDFTEKDYYVKRFHRISPEKLVATAIAHEPNFAPGAGWSYSNTNYTLAGMIIEKATGHDWSTEVRTRILEPLQMVHTFEPGDWPGLPAPHLQGYNEFAAGKPLVDVTLFNMSWGGAAGSLITTTADLTRFWRALQSGELLSPARMAEMHDTVPATELQSVFPGLRDGLGIFWTQTKCGGYWHHPGDTFGFSTRNAVDEEGTRAITFSENTTSDVPETSVARIKADLQLLEDVMCAGR; translated from the coding sequence ATGAATCTAACCAGGACGTTGTGTTTGGCACTCGCGGGTTGGACGTTCGCGGGTTGCTCGGAAGGCAGCTCTCCCAGCGTCGAGGGGCGCACATCCAGCAGTCTGACGGCCGGCCCGGACATCCAACTACGGACGCCATTGCAACGAGGTCTCGACACGATCCATTCCGGCGGGGTGGTTGGCGTGGTCGCCCGCGTGAGCGACGGCGAAGATCACATCGACGCTCGCAGCGGCCAGGCGCGGCGGGGCAGCGCGGAGCCGGTGCCGTTCGAAAGCCAATTCCGGATGGGGAGCAACACGAAAACGTTCGTTGCCGTGGTCATTCTGCAACTGGTCGACGAGGGCAAGGTTCGCCTGGAGGACACCGTCGATCGGTGGCTGCCCAGTGTGGTGTCCGGGCATGGGAATGACGGCAAGAAGATTACGATTCGCCACCTCCTGCAGCACACGAGCGGCCTTTACAACTACACGCGAGATATACTTTCCGACTTCACGGAGAAGGATTACTACGTGAAGCGATTCCATCGCATCTCTCCGGAGAAGCTCGTCGCGACCGCCATCGCGCACGAGCCGAACTTCGCCCCCGGCGCGGGCTGGAGCTATTCGAATACGAACTACACGCTCGCCGGCATGATCATCGAAAAGGCCACCGGTCACGACTGGAGTACGGAGGTCCGCACGCGCATTTTGGAGCCTCTCCAGATGGTGCACACCTTCGAGCCCGGAGATTGGCCCGGGCTGCCGGCACCGCATCTGCAGGGCTACAACGAGTTCGCTGCGGGAAAGCCGCTGGTCGACGTCACGTTGTTCAACATGAGCTGGGGCGGCGCCGCAGGTAGCCTGATCACCACGACGGCGGACCTGACTCGGTTTTGGCGCGCGCTCCAAAGCGGGGAACTCCTCTCACCGGCGCGCATGGCGGAGATGCACGACACCGTGCCGGCGACCGAGCTCCAAAGCGTGTTTCCCGGCCTGCGCGACGGACTCGGCATCTTCTGGACCCAGACGAAGTGTGGCGGCTACTGGCATCATCCCGGCGACACATTCGGGTTCTCCACCCGCAACGCCGTCGATGAAGAAGGCACCCGTGCGATCACCTTTTCGGAGAATACGACCAGCGACGTGCCCGAGACCTCGGTCGCTCGGATCAAAGCCGATCTGCAACTGCTCGAAGACGTCATGTGCGCAGGGCGGTGA
- a CDS encoding NPP1 family protein: MKKALRVLTAAGLTLLAGVALADPPKALDWNAPWSDRSYEPAFDYDGDGCYPTPAIGRDGTIAPGLNPSGAVNGQCHDMSDLDNTNGYSRSKCNNGWCAYIYGLYFEKDQAVAGSGLGGHKNDWEHVVVWVPDGGWPAYVSVSAHGNYNTYARNDVPWDDSGTHPKVIYHKDGIGTHCFRIAGFGEQPENLKGGWQYPPLIGWDNYPSGFRDKLTQYDFGSAQFGLRDGSFNGELAKAKPANIPFDPNG, from the coding sequence ATGAAAAAGGCGCTGCGAGTCCTGACGGCAGCTGGCTTGACGCTATTGGCAGGTGTTGCATTGGCCGATCCGCCGAAAGCACTGGATTGGAATGCACCATGGTCGGACCGGAGTTACGAGCCCGCGTTCGACTACGATGGCGACGGATGCTACCCGACGCCCGCCATTGGCCGGGACGGGACGATCGCGCCCGGATTGAATCCGAGCGGCGCGGTCAATGGGCAATGCCATGACATGTCGGACCTCGACAATACGAATGGCTATTCGCGCTCCAAATGCAACAACGGCTGGTGCGCCTACATCTATGGCCTCTACTTCGAGAAAGACCAAGCCGTTGCGGGGTCGGGCCTCGGCGGTCACAAGAATGATTGGGAGCACGTCGTGGTGTGGGTGCCCGACGGCGGTTGGCCGGCCTACGTTTCGGTGTCCGCCCACGGCAATTACAACACATATGCCCGCAACGACGTCCCCTGGGACGACTCGGGCACGCACCCCAAGGTCATCTACCACAAGGATGGCATTGGCACGCATTGCTTCCGCATCGCCGGCTTTGGCGAACAACCGGAAAATCTGAAAGGCGGATGGCAATATCCACCCCTCATTGGCTGGGACAATTACCCATCCGGCTTTCGCGACAAGCTGACCCAATACGATTTCGGCAGTGCCCAATTCGGATTGCGGGACGGCAGCTTCAACGGGGAGCTCGCCAAAGCGAAGCCGGCCAACATTCCGTTCGACCCCAACGGCTAA
- a CDS encoding VOC family protein: protein MHRSRLSTLVLDCRVDDIDEAARFWGQALGRSVAPLRSNSGDFRDLTTLPLEPSIVLQKVQHESRIHLDIETDDLDAEVRRLEALGAKRIAFVKQKWWVMEAPTGQRFCVVNRNRGPLIERATTWP, encoded by the coding sequence ATGCACCGTAGCCGCCTATCGACATTGGTTCTCGATTGCCGCGTGGATGACATCGACGAGGCGGCCCGCTTTTGGGGCCAAGCGTTGGGGCGCTCCGTTGCGCCCCTGCGGAGCAACAGTGGAGACTTTCGCGATCTGACGACGCTCCCGCTGGAGCCCAGCATCGTGCTCCAGAAGGTGCAGCACGAAAGTCGAATTCATCTCGATATCGAGACCGACGATCTCGACGCCGAGGTCCGGCGGCTGGAGGCTCTCGGTGCAAAGCGAATTGCATTCGTCAAACAAAAATGGTGGGTCATGGAGGCACCCACCGGGCAGCGCTTCTGCGTGGTAAACCGGAATCGCGGACCGTTGATCGAACGCGCCACGACCTGGCCGTGA
- a CDS encoding ester cyclase — protein MQSPPTRGEELLSELWAKVYNPPQDLDAIDRLCTEDFILSNPDGDVVGRVAFKEWARTFSSKIRDMRLTSLDMFTSADGTRVVSRWVVTGYNRGVLGSSPDDRPIRFSGIAVWEVRDGKLAHNWVERSAYELSRELAQPVT, from the coding sequence ATGCAATCCCCCCCGACGCGCGGCGAAGAGCTTCTCTCGGAGCTCTGGGCCAAGGTCTACAACCCTCCGCAAGATCTCGACGCCATCGATCGCCTCTGCACCGAGGACTTCATCCTCTCCAACCCCGATGGCGATGTGGTGGGCCGCGTGGCGTTCAAGGAGTGGGCACGCACGTTCTCCTCGAAAATCCGCGACATGCGCCTCACGAGCCTCGACATGTTCACCAGCGCCGATGGTACGCGGGTCGTGTCGCGCTGGGTGGTGACGGGATACAACCGAGGCGTGCTCGGATCGTCCCCTGACGACCGCCCCATTCGATTCAGCGGGATTGCAGTGTGGGAGGTCCGCGACGGCAAGCTCGCCCACAACTGGGTGGAGCGCAGCGCGTACGAACTATCGCGCGAGCTCGCGCAACCGGTGACGTGA
- a CDS encoding DUF1097 domain-containing protein has product MERIMAAGVSHARESTSAQWKITVGESLVASGAATVSFVLLDLPVWAMFIGWIAYFTRGIDFRHGAINFACVLVGLACGMAAALGLHALGPHLGAWTITVVVFSVAMVVVSLRLVPVFNNLLGFFLGLVSYFASHLPPSGMTFVKLGVAAAVGSIAGWLASLVQKHWSAKVRATPAV; this is encoded by the coding sequence GTGGAACGTATCATGGCGGCGGGGGTGTCTCATGCGCGTGAATCGACTTCGGCTCAGTGGAAGATCACCGTGGGCGAATCATTGGTCGCATCGGGGGCGGCGACGGTGAGCTTCGTGCTTCTCGACCTGCCCGTGTGGGCCATGTTCATCGGTTGGATCGCGTACTTCACGCGTGGAATCGATTTCCGGCACGGTGCGATCAACTTCGCGTGCGTGCTGGTGGGCCTCGCGTGCGGCATGGCCGCCGCCTTGGGGCTTCATGCGCTCGGTCCCCATCTGGGCGCGTGGACGATTACCGTGGTCGTCTTTTCCGTGGCGATGGTGGTCGTGTCCCTGCGGCTCGTTCCAGTCTTCAACAACTTGCTCGGATTCTTTCTCGGGCTGGTCTCGTATTTTGCATCGCACCTTCCGCCCTCGGGTATGACCTTCGTCAAACTCGGCGTGGCCGCGGCCGTAGGGAGCATCGCGGGCTGGTTGGCAAGCCTGGTTCAAAAGCATTGGAGCGCGAAGGTTCGCGCGACGCCGGCCGTGTAG